The Priestia megaterium NBRC 15308 = ATCC 14581 region CAGTGAGGCTATAAAGCTATCACAAATGATTAATGAAAAAAAGGATTTGTCGCAAGCGGAAAAAGTACAATTATTTCCTTCTCAACATGAAAAAGAGAATGCAGTAACTTCTATGCCACTTACAGATATTGTATGCAACTGTAACGGTGTAACAAAGGGAGCCATTATTGAAGCAGTACAGAAAAATGATTTAACGACAGTGGATGAAATAAAAAATTGCACGAAAGCTTCTGGTTCATGCGGAGGATGCAAACCCCTTGTAACAGATCTTTTAACATATATTCAAAGCGATGAGTTTGATGAAATCATTGAACAAAAAACCTTTTGTACATGTACACATTTATCAGAAGATGAGCTGGTAAGAGAAATGCAGCAATATCAATTTGAGACGGTTCAGCAAGTAAGAGAAATATTAAAGTTTAAAGACATGAAAGGCTGTTCGTTATGTGAAGGCGGTCTTCATTACTATTTAGATATGATGAATCCTCATTATGAAAACAATCGACATTCTTTATTTACTACAGAGAATGAACAGGCCGTTTTGCTTCACGATGGGACTTATGCAGTGGTACCGCAAATTCACGGTGGTCTGACAAATGTACAGGAATTAAGGAACATAGCAAATGTAGCTGAAAGGTACAACATCTCTAATATTCGTTTAACAAGTGATCAGCGCATTCAACTTATTGGAGTGAAAAAAGAATATCTTCCGTTGGTAAGTGAGGAAATAGATAGAGGACTTCAGCAGCTATATGAACGTACAGTTAAAAATGTATCTGTTTATATAGGAAAAGGAACGTGTATTTGTCAGTATGAACCTGCTCTTGCTTTATCAAATGAATTAGATAAACAGCTTGAATATGTAAAGACCCCATGTGATATCAAAATCAGTATTGCTTCGTGTTCTCACATTGCAGAGAATGTAACAACAAGTGATATAGGATTAAGAAGAATAGACAGAGGATGGGAAATATATGTCGGCGGAAGCAGCGCAGAAGCCAGAAGCGGGGAGCTGTTTTATGTGGCCGAAACGAACGAAGAAGCAGTAGAAATCAGCTGTTCTTTGATTCAATATTACCGTGAAACGGGGAACTATTTGGAAACCGTCGGGAGCTGGATCGAGCGAGTAGGAATTGTTCATGTCAGAGAAGTTTTGTTTGAGGTAGACAATCGAGAGTATTTAATGAAGCAGCTCAGTTCAGAGCGCTCTCGTGCAATCACATATTTATTATAGGAAAGAAGGGTGACCTACGATGACTGAGATGCTATTGAAATATTTTCGTGAGCAGCAAAAGCAAGTTGAAACCGAGCGTATCTATAATACTCAGTGTCCTTACTGCAGCATGCAGTGCAAAATGCAGCTAGTTGAACAAACACATGTAAAAAGGAAAACGTATAAAACAATTGGAACAGACAACCCTACTTCTCAAGGAAGGTTATGTATCAAAGGAATGAATGCGCATCAGCATCCTTTGCATAAAGATCGGATTCAATATCCTTTATTAAAAGTAAACGGAGAGTTTGTAAAGATTTCTTGGAAAGAAGCTCTTCACTATATTAAGGAAAACGTTGCAGAGATTCAAGAGAAGAATGGAGCAGATGCGCTAGGTGTTTATGGAAGTGCCTCTATTACAAATGAAGAAGCTTACTTATTAGGGAAATTTGCTCGAGTTGCGTTAAAAACAAAGTATATTGATTACAATGGACGCTTATGTATGTCGGCTGCTGCTTCTGCTGCTAGTAAAACATTTGGCATGGACCGAGGATTTACGAATAGCTTGCAGGAGATTCCGTTTACTGAATGTATTATGTTAGCTGGAACAAATATTGCGGAATGTCAGCCAACGATTATGCCTTATTTTGAGAAAGCAAAAGAAAACGGAGCCTTTATTATTGCAATTGATCCAAGAGAAACCGCTACAACTAAAATAGCTGATTTACACTTGAAACTTAAGCCGGGGAGCGATGCGGCATTAGCCAATGGAATCTTGAAGATCCTTATCGAAGAAAATTATCTAGATGAACGATTTCTACAAGAACGTGTCAATGGATTTGAAGAAGTAATTCAATATGTGGCGTCTCTAGAATTTAATATCATTGAAGAAATAACGGGAGTGCCACTTGAAGAGATGTACCAAGCTGCCCGTATGTTTGGTCAAAGAAAAACGGGAATGATTTTTACTGCTAGAGGGGTAGAGCAGCAAACAGACGGAAGTGCTGCGGTGCAGAATTTTTTGAATATTCTACTTTCTGTTGGGAAAATCGGTAAACCTCGCTGCGGATATGGGGCTATTACCGGTCAAGGAAATGGGCAAGGAGCCCGGGAGCATGGTCAAAAAGCGGATCAGCTTCCAGGCTACCGTTCAATCGAAAATCATGAGCACCGGATGTATATAGCAGATGTGTGGAACATAGAGGAGAAAGATCTTCCTAGAAAAGGTGTTTCTGCATATGAGATGATTGAAAAAATTCATGATGGTGAGATTAAAGGGCTGTTTTTGATGTGTTCAAATCCAACAGTTTCAAATCCAAATGCTAATTTTGTTAAGAAGGCTTTTGAAAAGCTTGAATTTCTAGTGGTAGCAGATATGTTTGAATCAGAAACGGCAAAATTAGCAAACTTGATCTTACCAGCATCTTCCTACTTGGAAGATGAAGGAACCATGACAAATGTAGAGGGAAGAGTTACATTACGCGAAGCTAGCTTTCCATGCGGCGGCGAAATCAAACACGACTGGGAAATACTATGTGAAATTGCTAAAGCTTTAGGGAAAGAGGAGCATTTTTCATTTTCATCAGCTGAAGAAATATTTAATGAACTGCGAATAGCAAGTAAAGGAGGGATCGCGGATTACTCTGGTATTACGTACGAACGATTACGAGAGGAAAAAGGAATTTTATGGCCATGCAGAAGCTTAACAGATAAAGGAACCGAGCGCCTGTTTGAAACGCGTTTTGCTCATAGTGATGGAAAAGCGATGATGGTCCCTGTCTCGAATCAAGCTATTGTACCTAAAGCAAAAATAACGGAAAAATATCCTCTCTATTTAACAACGGGGAGAGTGATGTCGCACTATTTAACGGGTGTGCAAACGCGAAAAAGTGCGTCTTTATCTGCTAGAAATTTCGAATCTTTTATGGAAATCCACCCGTTAACAGCGAAAAAATATGAAATTTTGAATCAAGAATTAGTACAAATTGAATCTTCATATGGAAGGATTGTGGTAAGAAGCAAATTTTCAGAGGGCATTCGGCCAGATACCGTATTTGTTCCTTTTCACTGGGCGGATTCTCAAAATGTTAATAACCTTGTTTCTGAGAAATTAGATCCCGCCTGTAAGATGCCGGGGTTTAAAGTAAGTGCTGTGAAGATTAGCCCTTCTGTAAAAAGAAACAGCTATTAAAAATGCTGATGCAAAAAGCCTCTTGAAAAAAGAGGCTTTTTGCATGGAATCAGGCAAGGTGCTTTTGGTTAATACGTACATTTTGTTTTTTGAATCCAGAATAATTTAGTAAGAGACAGAATAGGGCAAAAAGCGCTAGTAAGGAAAAACCAACAACGTAATCTCCGCTTGTATCTTTTATAAAGCCTAGCACAATAGGGGGAAAGAAGCCGCCTACTCCTCCGAATGCTCCTACGATCCCGGTAACAGCTCCAATATTTCCTGTTGAAACAGATGGAACCATTTTAAAAACAGCTCCATTTCCGATACCAAGAGTAATGGCTGCAAGTAAACAACCTACGCTAAATAGGGAGAAGGCAGTGATGGTAAATGCAATAAATAACCCTATTAGTAGCATTGCGGTAAAGACGAAGGTGAGTACTTTTTTTGCTCCGAAGACATCCGATAAATATCCTCCAAGAGGCCGTACAAACGTTGCTAGCACAACAAATACAGCTGTTTTCAGTCCACTGTCTACAGTTGAAGCGTTAAATTGATCATGCAAAATGGTAGGAAGATAGATGCTGAACGTTACAAATCCACCAAATGTTAAAAAATAGAAAATGGATAAAAACCACGTTTCTTTAAATTTTAATACCGATAAAGATTCCTGCAGCGTTTTGGGGGAAGCAACAGAAGGGTGGTCTGAAGTTCCTACCCATAATAAAAGAGCCATTAAGGCTACCGCAATTGCTAAACTCCAAAATACCCAAGGCAAGCCAAAAGAAAAAAAGATAAGTGGAATACTAAAGCTTGCTACCGCCGATCCTAAGTTGCCCATCCCAGCAATTCCTAAAATAAAACCTTGCTTTTGAGGTGAATACCATTTAGAGACATAGGTAATGGAAATAGCAAATGTTGTTCCAGCCATGCCGATAAAAAATGCCCAAAAGAGCAGCATAGAATAAGAATGAGTAAAGCCTGCACAAATGGTAGGGAGTAAAAGAGCCAGCATAGTCAAAGAATAGACTTTTCTTCCCCCGAAGCGATCTGTTAAAATCCCCATCGGGATTCGCATGAGGGAACCTAATAAGACGGGAGTGGCAATTAAGACACTTTTTTCAGCATTGGTTAATGAATACATTACTTGAATATCTGCAGCGATAGGTGCGAAGACAGACCATACTGAAAAAGCAATAATCATAGATAAAGTCGAGATAAGAAGTACAGATAAGGGCCGTTTAGAAAACATTACTTAAAAACCTCCTTTTTTATATCCAGCGTAAAGCTGTTGCAATATGGTAATTATGATACTACGCTTTCTTTCTTATGTATCATTCTGTGTTAGGTTTTCTTCCGTACTTTTACTGAAGAGCGGACCCAGATAAAAGTGGAGAGATAACTTAGACTTACACTTACACTTAGACTTACACTTACACTTACACTCTATCTAAGTGCTGATGAAGAAACGGTTAAAAAGCTTTGAAAGAAACAGTAAGTAGAAATATTGTCGAAAGAATGGAAGGAAAATTGAAATTAGAAGAGATTAATAGAGTAAGCATCTATAAATTTGTGCTATCGAATTATAGCGAAATAAAAAATAATTCATATTTTATATAGAACACAAATTTTTGAAATAGAAGGTGGAAAAAGTGACAGAAAAGCATCCTCTTTCAGGTTATAAAAAGGATGATAATGGAGTTCTCTGGATATGGAGTTACGTTGGACAGGCTAGAGTGAAAATGGGGTATAAAGTAAAAAGTCTGCTTCACTATGAGCAATCTTCCTATCAACAAATCAGTATTGTGGATACAAAATGGTATGGGAAAATGTTGGTGCTAGATGGTACTCCACAAATTTCAACAGGAGAAGGGTTTATTTATAATGAAATGATTAGCCATGTGCCGATTATAACGCATTCAAATCCTAAAAAAGTTGCGATGATTGGCGGAGGAGACTGTGGTCCTGCACGGGAGGCCATGAAGTATGACGGAATTCAACAAATTGATGTAGTCGAAATCGATCCAAAAGTTACAGAAATCTGCCGCACATGGCTAACTCCGGCTTCTTGTTATGATGGTGAAACTAGGCTCAATATGATACATCGCGATGGAATAGATTGGATTCAAGAACAAAAGGGAGTTTATGATGTTCTCATAATTGATCGGCCTGACCCTGTTGGACCGGGAAAAAAACTATTTCAACCTGATTTTTATCAATATGTCTACAACAGCCTTAAGGATGATGGCGTGGTTGTTTTTCAATCAGGATCTCCTTACTACAATACTTCTACATTACAAGGCACAATTAAAAATTTAAAGGAGCTATTTCCAATTGTCCGCACATATTTAGTGACTATACCTCTTTTCCCTTGCGGCATTTGGAGTTTTACGATTGCTTCTAAAAAAATGGATCCTCTTCAGGCCGATTTGACGAAGCTACAGCATACAGATACTCAATATATTGATCCTGAAATTTTCCGTGCATCATTTGTTTTACCTAAATATATAAAAGAAATAGTAGACGGAAAAGATTCCTAAAAACTAAGTAGCGACGAATGTTTGTTGAAAGTCATCAATAATCTCGGAAAATATCTTCGTTATAGTAGTTCTGTGTTTGCTGCGCAGAGTCCGGGATAATTCAATTTGAAATGTATTAAAATTATGACTGTAACCTAGATAGCCGCTATTGTCACCTTGTCTGTGAAAGGCAATTGATTCGTTTCCAACAAATTTATTATCAAATATTACATGGATTTTCGGGAACGAATCTTCAGATTTTTTAGTCAGCTCCTGTTGGAACCAATCTTTAACTTCCTTTGAGCAAGATTGTCCATATAAAGTCCCCACTTCAATTGCATGAGGCCCGTAATGTGTGTCCTTCATTCCATGAAAAGATAAATGCAAATAGGGTGTTAAAAGGAAATTATTACTATCTATTATTTTTAAAGATTTAATAATTTCTTTGATTGTGCTTCTATATTCATGTATCCCCTCATGGTTTGTTTCATTTAGATTTCTATTTAAATCTGCTATGGTTCTGGAAATCGTACTAACGATTCCTGCACATCCTGTTTTCTTGACTAAATTTTCTACAATTTTATCCGTAAATAAATCAGCAGCGGGTGGTTCTGCATGAAGTGCATCCACGTGACAGCTTATAAAACCAGTTCCTTTGTTGTATTTTAAGTAGTTTCCATGAATGAATTTTAATGTCATTGACTATTTCTCCTTTTATATCGTTTGAAATCTATCCTTTCTATAATAAATGCAGTAAAAATAAAATCGGTGAATTATTACACGTGTTAAATACATACATAAAAAGTTTTTAGAGATGGTGGAAATAAATAGATAAATGTACAGGAGTATTTTGTATAGTTACATACTATAGGAGTAGCTGATTATTGTTATAGGGCATTAAAGTAGCAAAATACGATAGAAAGTTCTAATTAGGAGGCTTTAAAATGGATCCAATGAGAGAAGAGTTAGGGATATTATCTGATAAAGAAATGACGTTGCAAACTCTTAATCTGAATAATGTACCGTCTGTTGAATTAGTTGACCCCAAAACCTGTTCATATCCAGTGATAGGGAGGAAGTATGGTCACCATAGCGGAAGAGATATTGTCATCGTAAATACAAAGGATCAAGCAATATATGAAGGATATGATTATTTTACGAAAATGTATGCAATAGACAAAGAATATTTCCTAGAAGTGGAAGGGCTGAACGTAAAATCAGTACAAGTAGTTACTAGTGAACACGTTGTATTTAATGAAATACCCATTCGAACAAAAGCCTTCGGCTGGAAATTAGAACGGATAAACAGCATGGATGTACCGGAAATGTTGGTAAGCATAGCCATTCGAGCGCTTTATGTAACGGGAGCTAAAAGCGGCTTTGTCAAAATGGGGGTATTAGAAAATGGAGAGTGTATCGTCACAGATATTAACTCATCAGAAAGTGAATGGATAGAAAATCCATTAAAGCCTAGTGTTCTTTTTAGCATGGGTGCTGACGTTGAGTTTATGTTAAGTTGTGATGGAGAGCTTCTACCAGCTTCTACTTTTTTTTCTGTTGAAGGTCCGATAGGCTGTGATGAAAGACAAATAGAGCAAGATAGCGGTGAGTATGCATTAGTAGAAGTTAGGCCTGAAAAAGCGAATTCATCAACAGAACTATTTGAGAATATTCAAAAATTAATAGAAAAAGCATCTGCACAGGTACCATATGAAAATATTCATTTTCGGGCAGGCAGCATGCCGTTTTCAGGGTATCAATGTGGAGGACATATTCATTTTGGCATTCCGCTTTCTTTATCCTTATTAAGAGCTCTTGACCACTACCTTGCTATTCCCGTAGCGCTGATAGAAGAATCTAAGACCGCTAAACTCAGACGGAAGACGAACCATGGAGGCCTTGGACGCTATCGTGAGAAACCGTATGGATTTGAGTATTTAACTTTAAGCTCTTGGATTATCGACCCTAGAATTACTCTCTCCACTTTAGCTCTTGCTCAGCTAGTTGCTACCCATCATCATGAATTAAAAAGCGAATTTTTATTTCATCCACTTACGCAGCGTGCCTACTATCAAGGGAATAAAATCTTTCTTAAACGAATGTGGAAAGATATCAAGGCCAATCTTATGAAAACATCCAGCTATCCACACTATCAAAATGAACTATCTTTTCTATTTGAAATGATAGAAAAAGAAATTCCTTGTGATGAATCAAAGGATATTCGTAGGAATTGGAATGTAAAGATTTCTAAAGAAATCTATGACCGCGGACATATTATTCAAATCCCCAAAAAGCTCCGTTTAAAATACGGCCTCAAAGAGGGGCAGTCTACGATTGTTAGTGCAGGAAAGGCAATATCAACTGCAACTGTTCATTCTTATCCTTTTTCATTTCGCCATCCAAATATGGTTCAACTCTCTAAATCTCTCCGTGATAAACTATCTCTCCCGAAAGATTGGTGCCCCAAGCTATCAGCTTCAGAAGGCATCATAACTTTAGGTCCTATCATTGGCATTCTTGCTAACCGTCCTTTTGAAAGACAAACAACCTATTTCCATCATCTATGTCGCTTAGCAACTGAAAAGCGAATGCTTGTATATGTGTTTGAACCCGAAGATATTGATTGGGAGAAAAAATTGGTTAAAGGAACAACCATTAACGGTGAAGGGCTTTTTCCTTTTCCTGCTGTTATTTATGACCGTTATTTCATAGATGGTAGAAAGAATATTTTAATAGATGAAGTAAGGGCAAAACTCCAGGCGATTTATAAAATTCCTTTTGTTAATTCTTCAAATTTGTTTCAGCTTACGGGAGATAAGTGGGCAACATATGAACTTCTTATGAAAGAATATGAAGAATTTCTTCCAGAGTCACGTCTCGTACAAAATTCTGCTGACATTGCAGAAATGCTTGATAGCTATGGAGAAGTTTATTTAAAACCGCTTGGCGGAGCCTTAAGTAAAGGAGTCATGCGTATCGTTCGCCGACCAACAGGCATCTTTTGGTTCGATCTTAATAAAAAAGAGCTGCATCAATTCAGTAATATGGAAGAATTATTTACTTTGCTCTCTCCTTTGATGAAAAACAATCCTTATCTTGTTCAAGAAGGAATTCGCAGAAAACAGCATAAAGATAAAAATTTGGAAATACGGGTTTATATGCAAAAAAATGAAAAGCAAATTTGGCTTCGAACGGGTATGGTTGCGCGTCTCACCGGTGAAGATGTGCTAACGGAAGATTCTGAAACGAATATGCGCCTCAGCAAAATATTAAACAGTTTATATCCTGATCCAACAGACAGAAGGCTCATTATAAACCAATTAGCTAAAATATCTAAAAATATTGTTGCAACAGTAGAGGAGAAAGTAGGTCCTTTTGGGGAGCTGGCGGTAGATTTATGTATAGATCAGTACGGTTCCATAAAGTTACTTGAAATAAATGCAAAACCAGATAGTCTATTCTCACAAATTAGAGCCTACAAGCTGCGTACTTTGGCGGGGATTCGTCTGCTTAATTATGCGTCTTCACTGGCTGGTTACGAAGAAGAAAAGGAGGATGTAACATGAAGCACTTCACATTAAATGAAATCCTTAAACAAACGGGGGGAGACCTTTGTTATGGATCAGGAAATCCTGTTATTAAACATGCTATAAACTACGCTAAAAAGGATATAGAGGATCATACACTCATCTTTCATTTAGATAGAGAACCGATTAGAGGGAAGTATTGGAAAGAAAATCATTCAATTGTCGTTATAACAGATCACCCTGAGCTGTGCACGAACTTAGAGGGAAATATTATTCTTGTTAAAACAGCTCAATTAGAAGAGGCTTATTGGAAATTTATCGAATACTACCGAGGGCTTTTTGATCTTCCTGTTATTGGTGTTACAGGAACTTGTGGAAAAACGACCACAAAAGAGATGATCCGACAAATATTAATTGAAGATTATAAAGTGAAAGCTACGTGGATGAGTATGAATTCTATGTCTGTAAATCTACGTTATTTAACAGGTATTGATGATACGACAGAAGTAGCTGTTTTTGAAATGCCTGTCGCTTATCCGGGCTATTTAAAAGTTGCGTGTCGCTACTTTCAGCCACAAATACGAATTCTATTAAATATAGGCGTGCACCATCTCGCTGATTGTGAAACACCTGAAGAATATATGAAAGCAAAAGCCGAAATTGTAGAAGGCTTAGATCCAAACAGCGGCATTTTGATTTTAAACGCAGATGATGAAAATATTAAGAGAGTGCTTGATGTTAGGCACCTTCAAAATGTTGTATATATAGGTAAAAATGGTAGTTCCCAATTTCAAGCAAAAGATATTAAATATGCTAATGGAGGAATGGCTTTTACTTTAAAGTACCAAAACACAGAATACGATGCTTTTATCCCTGGATATGGTGAACATAATGTGTATAATGCACTGGCTGCCATTGCTGCAGTATTTTATGTGGGCGTTGATATTTCCGTTGCCATACAAAGACTTAGCTTGTTTGAACAAGTAGAAGAACATTTGGAATTTAAAAGAGGAATGAATGAATGTACGGTAATTAATGATACATGGAACTCTTCACCTTTATCGATGGCTACAGCTCTTGGAGTTCTTAGTGATATGTCAAAAGAGAAACAATCTATTGCTTTATTAGGTTACATGCCTCAGCTAGGAGAAGGACCTTATGCAATTAAACAATATGAAGATATGGGAAAAAAAGCAGCGGAATCAAAGATTGATATTTTAGTGGTAGTAGGAGAAGAAGCAAAAGCTATTGGGACAGGAGCTTTAAAATGTGGAATGGACCCTAATAAAGTCTATTTTTGTAAGACTGGTGATGAAGTATACAATGTGCTAGCGCCATATTTAAATGAAAATACAATGATTTTATTAAAAGTAACGCACCGTGTTATGACAAAACCTACTTTTAAGGAATTAAGAAATAAACTTATTCCAGACAACGAAGAGTAAAAGGAGGATAGACATGAAGAAGACTAAACAGCTAAGAGAGTTGATAGAAAGTAAACAGCTAGAGTTTATTATGGAGGCTCACAGTGCGCTATCTGCAAAGATTGTAGAAGAAGCAGGGTTCAAAGGGATATGGGCCAGCGGCCTATCATTATCTGCAGCACTGGGTGTAAGAGATAATAATGAGGCTTCATGGACACAGGTATTAGACATCTTAGAGTTTATGAGTGACGCAACGTCCATTCCAATTCTTCTAGATGGTGATACAGGCTATGGGAACTTTAATAATGCAAGAAGATTAGTTAAGAAATTGGAGCAGCGAGACATTCCAGGCGTATGTATTGAAGATAAATTGTTTCCAAAAACAAACTCATTTATTAAAGGTGAAGCACAGCCGCTTGCAGATATTAATGAATTTTGCGGCAAAATCAAAGCAATGAAAGATAGCCAAAATGACGAAGATTTTGTAGTGGTATCGCGTGTAGAAGCTTTTATTGCAGGGTGGGGGCTGAAGGAAGCTTTAAAACGTGCAGAAGCTTATCGCCAAGCGGGAACCGACGCCGTTTTGATTCATAGTAAAAGGTCAGATATGACAGAGATTGAAGCTTTTATGAAAGAGTGGGGAAACAGGCTTCCGGTTATTATTGTTCCAACCAAATATTATTCAGTTCCAACTGATAAATTTAGTGATTTAGGAATTAGCTTGAGCATTTGGGCCAACCATAACTTAAGATCTTCCATTACAGCTATGCAAAAAACGTCCGCTCAGATTTATTACGATAAAAGCTTGATTAACGTAGAAAAAAATGTCTCTCCGCTTGAGGAAGTTTTCCGTCTTCAAAAAGCTGAAGAGCTAGACATCGCAGAGAAACTTTATTTAAGCTCTGCCAACCATAGCATGAACGCTATGATTCTGGTAAAAGAATCAGCAAATGAAGCTTTGATAACTGAGCAGATAAATCAGTTAAAAAAAGTCGGCGTGACAAATAGTATAAAAGTAGGTTCCGACAAAGCTATGGAAGATAAGGCGTTTCCTAATAAAGGGGAATTATATCATCTCTATGCTGCAAGAGATAAGTTAGGAACGGCTACTTTAATAAGCGATAGTAACATCGTATATAAAACACATGTTTTTGAGGAGTTAATTCATGAAAGTGGCGATATCACTATTGTAGCAGGAGCTGATTATGAGTTAAAAGGGAATCAAACATCTTATGTAACTGCTAAACTTCCCTATTCCAAGCAGCTGTATTCCAAAACAGTAGACTTGATTCAAATGTCGCGCAATCCAAACTCTAACAACATTCACGGTGAATTCATTGGTCTTTGGAAAGTTTCCGCAAAAGGCACTGAGGTTGTAAAAAAAGCTTTGGAAGAACTGGCGCAAAGAAAAGATTTTGCTCAGCTCACGTTTTCTGATTTCTTTAATTATGTTAATCTAATTCACCCGGTTGCTGTTAAAT contains the following coding sequences:
- a CDS encoding Mur ligase family protein, yielding MKHFTLNEILKQTGGDLCYGSGNPVIKHAINYAKKDIEDHTLIFHLDREPIRGKYWKENHSIVVITDHPELCTNLEGNIILVKTAQLEEAYWKFIEYYRGLFDLPVIGVTGTCGKTTTKEMIRQILIEDYKVKATWMSMNSMSVNLRYLTGIDDTTEVAVFEMPVAYPGYLKVACRYFQPQIRILLNIGVHHLADCETPEEYMKAKAEIVEGLDPNSGILILNADDENIKRVLDVRHLQNVVYIGKNGSSQFQAKDIKYANGGMAFTLKYQNTEYDAFIPGYGEHNVYNALAAIAAVFYVGVDISVAIQRLSLFEQVEEHLEFKRGMNECTVINDTWNSSPLSMATALGVLSDMSKEKQSIALLGYMPQLGEGPYAIKQYEDMGKKAAESKIDILVVVGEEAKAIGTGALKCGMDPNKVYFCKTGDEVYNVLAPYLNENTMILLKVTHRVMTKPTFKELRNKLIPDNEE
- the aepX gene encoding phosphoenolpyruvate mutase, whose translation is MKKTKQLRELIESKQLEFIMEAHSALSAKIVEEAGFKGIWASGLSLSAALGVRDNNEASWTQVLDILEFMSDATSIPILLDGDTGYGNFNNARRLVKKLEQRDIPGVCIEDKLFPKTNSFIKGEAQPLADINEFCGKIKAMKDSQNDEDFVVVSRVEAFIAGWGLKEALKRAEAYRQAGTDAVLIHSKRSDMTEIEAFMKEWGNRLPVIIVPTKYYSVPTDKFSDLGISLSIWANHNLRSSITAMQKTSAQIYYDKSLINVEKNVSPLEEVFRLQKAEELDIAEKLYLSSANHSMNAMILVKESANEALITEQINQLKKVGVTNSIKVGSDKAMEDKAFPNKGELYHLYAARDKLGTATLISDSNIVYKTHVFEELIHESGDITIVAGADYELKGNQTSYVTAKLPYSKQLYSKTVDLIQMSRNPNSNNIHGEFIGLWKVSAKGTEVVKKALEELAQRKDFAQLTFSDFFNYVNLIHPVAVKYTMGSWIDTETYTKIQKDGGKND